A genomic region of Nitrospira lenta contains the following coding sequences:
- the ftcD gene encoding glutamate formimidoyltransferase, with the protein MPKIVECIPNFSEGRNPATIQALLAAVESIPGIRLLDRTSDPDHHRSVLTFAGDPDAVLEAAFHAIQIATQLIDLRRHTGVHPRIGATDVVPFVPLQGVTMEDCIQLARRLGKRVGGELNIPVFLYEQAAGHPNRTRLEAIRQGGLSGLETRMAADRNWQPDFGPSRLHERAGAIVIGARQPLIAFNVNLKTADLTIAKTIAQTIRQSNGGLPCVKAIGVPLASRGMVQISMNLTDYRVTSMDTAFHTIQTEAAKAGVEIAESELIGLVPQAALNQAAATLLHLGRFDPTQILETRLAGAHAAQPDPGSEPTLSEFLRTVSAATPTPAGGAVAALAGALAASLGTMGARIGKQTEPEQSLNSLSQRLADLMRDDCEAYEAVSRARRLPVDHADRPLFLATALEKATEVPLKIAELACEAGHIITTVRAVLSQAVQSDATVGIILAIAATEAGLHTAKTNVKLQRNQQVNADQIQRIAKIANSLEELKGLCYTPPPST; encoded by the coding sequence ATGCCGAAGATCGTCGAGTGCATCCCCAATTTCAGCGAAGGCCGGAATCCCGCTACGATCCAAGCGCTGCTCGCGGCGGTGGAATCGATCCCGGGCATCCGCCTGCTAGATCGAACCAGCGACCCCGATCACCATCGGTCCGTGCTGACCTTTGCAGGCGATCCCGATGCGGTTCTAGAAGCGGCGTTTCACGCAATACAGATCGCAACACAGCTGATCGATCTGCGCCGCCATACGGGAGTCCATCCACGTATCGGAGCGACCGATGTCGTTCCCTTTGTTCCGCTCCAGGGGGTAACGATGGAGGACTGTATTCAACTCGCCCGCCGGCTCGGCAAACGGGTAGGAGGTGAACTGAACATCCCGGTGTTTCTCTATGAACAAGCGGCCGGCCATCCAAACCGGACAAGGTTGGAAGCAATCAGACAGGGAGGGCTGTCCGGGCTGGAGACGCGCATGGCAGCCGACCGAAATTGGCAGCCAGACTTCGGCCCATCTCGTCTCCATGAACGCGCAGGGGCCATTGTCATCGGCGCCAGGCAACCACTGATTGCTTTCAATGTGAATCTGAAGACGGCCGATCTCACTATCGCGAAGACGATTGCTCAGACAATCAGGCAGTCCAATGGCGGTCTGCCTTGCGTGAAAGCCATCGGGGTGCCATTGGCCAGTCGCGGAATGGTGCAGATCTCCATGAATCTCACCGATTACCGCGTCACCTCGATGGACACAGCCTTCCACACGATTCAAACCGAGGCAGCCAAGGCCGGTGTAGAGATAGCCGAAAGCGAACTGATCGGGCTCGTGCCGCAAGCTGCCTTGAATCAGGCCGCTGCGACGCTCTTACATCTCGGGCGCTTCGACCCCACACAAATTCTTGAGACGAGGCTAGCAGGCGCTCATGCCGCTCAACCCGATCCAGGGTCTGAACCAACCCTCAGCGAATTTCTTCGCACGGTATCGGCAGCCACACCGACACCGGCCGGTGGTGCGGTCGCGGCGCTGGCGGGAGCCCTCGCGGCATCATTGGGCACCATGGGAGCTCGAATCGGGAAGCAGACGGAGCCCGAGCAATCGCTCAACAGCCTCAGTCAAAGACTCGCTGACTTGATGCGGGATGACTGCGAGGCCTATGAAGCGGTCTCACGCGCCCGACGTCTCCCTGTAGATCACGCAGACCGTCCCCTGTTTCTCGCAACGGCACTTGAGAAGGCCACAGAGGTTCCGCTCAAAATCGCGGAGCTTGCCTGCGAGGCAGGACACATCATTACAACCGTGCGAGCGGTTCTGTCGCAAGCCGTGCAATCAGATGCAACTGTTGGAATTATCTTGGCTATCGCCGCGACAGAAGCCGGTCTGCATACAGCCAAAACAAATGTAAAATTGCAACGTAATCAGCAGGTTAATGCAGATCAGATACAACGAATCGCCAAGATCGCCAACAGCCTTGAGGAACTCAAGGGGCTATGTTACACTCCGCCGCCTAGTACGTAG
- a CDS encoding HAD family hydrolase, whose protein sequence is MIRAILFDFNGVLADDETVHVECFCQALHEFGLALSTTEYYGTYLGMDERSCTALLIAAREGQSDAELVRQIQDRKAELFRCHPAAQKPALFPGVIEFVQAARPLCRLAVASGGRREQIDRALHGTAIERAFERIVSADDCPVGKPDPAIYLLTLTRLNDGVRPLLRPDECLVIEDSKAGIRAARAAGMSVLGLATTYQADELREADRVLPSLVAVDPGILLRQFS, encoded by the coding sequence ATGATTCGCGCCATCCTGTTCGATTTTAACGGAGTCCTCGCGGATGATGAGACGGTCCATGTGGAGTGTTTCTGTCAGGCGCTCCACGAATTCGGCCTCGCCCTGTCCACAACGGAGTATTACGGGACCTATCTCGGGATGGATGAACGGAGCTGCACCGCGCTCCTCATAGCGGCACGTGAGGGCCAGAGTGATGCCGAGTTGGTTAGGCAGATTCAGGACCGCAAGGCCGAGTTGTTTCGATGCCATCCGGCTGCGCAGAAGCCGGCGCTCTTTCCCGGTGTGATTGAGTTTGTGCAAGCCGCCAGGCCGTTGTGCCGTCTGGCGGTCGCTTCCGGCGGCCGTCGCGAACAGATTGACCGGGCGCTGCACGGGACCGCGATCGAACGGGCCTTTGAACGTATCGTGTCGGCTGACGATTGTCCGGTCGGGAAGCCCGACCCTGCCATCTATCTCTTGACCTTGACGCGATTGAACGACGGCGTGCGGCCTCTCTTGAGGCCTGATGAGTGTTTGGTCATTGAAGATTCAAAGGCGGGTATTCGAGCGGCTCGGGCCGCCGGAATGTCCGTGCTCGGATTGGCGACGACCTACCAGGCCGATGAATTGCGTGAGGCGGATCGAGTCCTGCCGTCGTTGGTTGCGGTCGATCCCGGCATACTGCTTCGGCAGTTTTCCTGA
- a CDS encoding MBL fold metallo-hydrolase — protein sequence MSSVWDRLPRQQYVSLAPWCWVQLESGEAPGPFPFVAGIAPEVVASLHEAHSLLSSSIDTAISDVFSKRAPLDDADRQRRLEDAYAELVNSRPYLKQHIRCGRKPDGTFQWEFPTDPTKSATVTNGGLRIFHSVKRQAIPIGFDQRLLGPAVGKVLGMLDGTHQTEEIKTVVMAAPREAQPLLLKLIESLHQYECLLGTAQPTVRQRWLDAVQDRDLVHLGHAALLYRQQSQMLLFDPWLLPWFAESSVPSLWGALLPKPAAVFLTHDHDDHVDPRTLLHLPKETPIVVPSRRNRKKLHYDYLGLLREMGFGRVVELAHGERWDFDGGSVVSVPFYGEDPCDLEMPRNCYLIHDRGQNILVHADSGPTNNGRSALKEQIIQQLVEKYGPISLVLASQQQLLEVRSYAAHASLSHPGKWLDVGENGYLTNAYLSDLCAAAQAKLFVSYATGGADWYPDHLSFMFSQRNPARTALLTAHWERPEKLKDLLDAQGCGYHYARALDIYRANQDGHVEVVSSGESLTPLALHRLDHGDPPFMKSGGRA from the coding sequence ATGAGCAGCGTATGGGACCGGCTTCCACGGCAACAATATGTGAGCCTCGCCCCCTGGTGTTGGGTGCAATTGGAAAGCGGAGAAGCGCCCGGTCCGTTCCCCTTCGTGGCCGGCATCGCGCCTGAAGTCGTGGCCAGTCTGCACGAAGCCCATAGTCTATTGTCGAGCTCCATCGATACGGCCATCAGCGACGTGTTCTCGAAGCGCGCCCCGCTGGACGATGCCGATCGGCAGCGGCGGCTGGAAGATGCTTATGCGGAACTGGTGAACTCTCGCCCGTATTTGAAGCAACATATCCGCTGCGGGCGGAAACCCGACGGCACGTTTCAGTGGGAGTTTCCAACCGATCCGACGAAATCAGCGACCGTCACCAACGGCGGCCTGCGCATTTTCCATTCGGTCAAACGGCAGGCCATTCCCATCGGATTCGATCAGCGCCTCCTCGGCCCGGCAGTGGGCAAAGTCCTCGGCATGTTGGACGGCACGCATCAAACCGAAGAAATCAAAACGGTCGTCATGGCCGCACCGCGCGAAGCCCAGCCGCTCTTACTCAAGCTGATTGAGTCCCTGCACCAATACGAGTGCCTGCTCGGCACCGCCCAGCCGACCGTCCGGCAGCGCTGGCTCGACGCCGTGCAGGACCGGGATCTCGTGCATCTCGGACATGCGGCGCTGCTCTACCGCCAGCAATCGCAGATGCTGCTCTTCGATCCCTGGCTGCTCCCCTGGTTTGCGGAATCGTCGGTGCCGTCGTTGTGGGGCGCGTTGCTGCCGAAACCGGCCGCCGTATTTCTCACGCACGACCACGACGATCACGTGGACCCACGGACACTCCTGCATCTTCCCAAAGAAACGCCGATCGTCGTGCCCAGCCGGCGCAACCGCAAGAAACTGCACTACGATTATCTCGGACTCTTACGCGAGATGGGCTTCGGACGAGTGGTTGAACTGGCGCACGGCGAACGCTGGGACTTCGACGGCGGATCTGTCGTGTCGGTGCCGTTTTATGGAGAAGACCCCTGCGATCTCGAAATGCCAAGAAACTGCTATCTGATCCACGACCGCGGGCAAAATATCCTCGTGCATGCCGACAGCGGCCCTACGAACAACGGCCGTTCCGCGCTCAAGGAACAGATCATTCAGCAACTGGTCGAGAAATACGGACCGATCTCGCTCGTGCTCGCATCACAGCAACAACTGCTGGAGGTGCGGAGTTATGCCGCCCATGCCTCGCTGTCTCATCCCGGGAAGTGGCTGGACGTGGGTGAAAACGGCTACCTCACCAATGCCTATCTGTCAGATCTCTGCGCCGCAGCCCAAGCCAAACTCTTTGTCTCCTATGCGACCGGAGGAGCGGACTGGTATCCGGACCACCTCTCGTTCATGTTCAGTCAACGAAATCCTGCCAGAACGGCGCTGCTCACGGCGCATTGGGAACGTCCGGAAAAACTGAAAGACCTTCTCGACGCTCAGGGTTGCGGGTATCATTACGCTCGAGCGCTCGACATCTATCGGGCCAACCAGGACGGTCATGTGGAAGTGGTCTCGTCAGGGGAATCCTTGACACCGCTGGCCTTACACCGTCTGGACCACGGCGATCCCCCGTTCATGAAGTCAGGCGGACGGGCATAA
- a CDS encoding endonuclease III domain-containing protein: MRQDQIHAAIRIVRREIRQWQEPVVGVVARESNRDPFRILISCLLSLRTKDKTTGEASERLFALAYEPATMLALPLKAIEQAIYPVCFYRTKAKSIHKICQRILGTYDGVVPDSIDELVTLSGVGRKTANLVVTVGYGKPGICVDIHVHRISNRWGYIKTEAPDESEEALRRKLPPQYWITFNDLLVPFGQNLCQPVSPWCSKCKLTEYCDRVGVEKSR, translated from the coding sequence ATGCGTCAGGACCAGATCCATGCCGCCATCAGGATCGTCAGGCGAGAGATCCGTCAATGGCAGGAACCGGTCGTGGGGGTCGTCGCGCGAGAATCGAACCGCGATCCGTTCCGCATTCTGATTTCCTGCCTCCTCAGTCTCCGCACCAAAGACAAAACCACCGGGGAAGCCAGCGAGCGGCTGTTTGCCCTCGCGTATGAACCCGCCACCATGCTGGCGCTTCCACTCAAGGCCATTGAACAGGCCATTTATCCGGTCTGCTTCTACCGGACAAAAGCCAAATCCATTCACAAAATTTGTCAGCGGATCCTCGGAACCTACGATGGAGTCGTGCCCGATTCCATCGATGAACTGGTCACGCTCTCAGGGGTAGGGCGGAAGACGGCGAACCTGGTTGTCACGGTCGGCTACGGCAAGCCAGGCATCTGTGTGGATATCCACGTGCACCGGATCAGCAACCGCTGGGGCTACATCAAAACCGAAGCACCTGACGAGAGCGAAGAAGCATTGCGCCGGAAACTCCCCCCGCAATACTGGATTACCTTTAACGACCTGCTGGTACCCTTCGGACAGAACCTCTGCCAACCAGTCTCTCCCTGGTGCAGCAAGTGCAAACTGACAGAGTATTGCGATCGGGTGGGAGTAGAGAAATCCCGCTAA
- a CDS encoding sulfurtransferase TusA family protein produces the protein MQADVKLDTLGYFCPMPIILTSKKIKELTLGQVLEVVSDDEGIKKDMPAWCDTTGHQLVGMEEEQAASGRIYKTFVKKTK, from the coding sequence ATGCAGGCTGATGTGAAACTCGACACACTCGGATATTTTTGCCCCATGCCGATTATTCTGACTTCGAAGAAGATCAAGGAACTCACCCTCGGGCAGGTGCTCGAAGTGGTGTCCGACGACGAGGGGATCAAGAAAGACATGCCCGCCTGGTGCGACACGACGGGACATCAACTGGTCGGCATGGAAGAAGAACAGGCCGCCTCTGGCCGGATCTACAAAACCTTCGTCAAGAAAACCAAGTAA
- a CDS encoding DsrE/DsrF/DrsH-like family protein, whose amino-acid sequence MQMTQQMPQIEPSATLAQLQESKPDRVTIVLLSGDLDRAMAAFIIATGAAAMGMQVTVFFTFWGLNTIRKKGAASSAKDWLRRIFGMLNKGGADNLPLSRFHFGGLGTSMMKLVMKQNRMPGVPELMETALDLGVRFIACTTTMGLMGITKDTLIDGIDQFAGVTTYLAEAKQGSVNLFI is encoded by the coding sequence ATGCAGATGACGCAGCAGATGCCACAAATCGAACCCTCCGCCACGCTGGCGCAGTTGCAGGAATCGAAACCTGACCGGGTGACGATTGTCCTTTTAAGCGGCGACTTGGATCGCGCAATGGCCGCCTTCATCATTGCCACCGGTGCGGCCGCCATGGGCATGCAGGTCACCGTTTTCTTCACCTTCTGGGGCTTGAATACGATCCGCAAGAAAGGGGCGGCCAGTTCGGCCAAGGACTGGCTGCGCCGCATATTCGGCATGCTGAACAAGGGAGGAGCCGACAATCTCCCGCTCTCACGATTCCACTTCGGCGGACTCGGCACCAGCATGATGAAACTCGTGATGAAGCAGAACCGAATGCCGGGGGTGCCCGAGCTGATGGAGACGGCGCTGGATCTGGGCGTGCGGTTCATTGCCTGCACCACGACGATGGGCCTGATGGGCATTACCAAGGACACGTTAATCGACGGAATCGATCAATTCGCCGGGGTCACGACCTATCTGGCCGAAGCCAAACAGGGTAGCGTCAACCTCTTCATATAA
- a CDS encoding NAD-dependent epimerase, producing MAGAPSPILVTGVAGFIGFHVAQRLLARGEQVIGLDIVNDYYDVRLKEARLAQLANASGHRFLKLNLADRAGMKALFADHGIKRVVHLAAQAGVRYSLINPHAYTESNIEGFMNILEGCRHAKVDHLVYASSSSVYGGNTHMPFSIHDNVDHPVSLYAASKKANELMAHCYAHLYRIPCTGLRFFTVYGPWGRPDMALFIFTKAILEGKPIEVFNHGKMRRDFTYVDDIVEGIIRTLDHPATPNPSWNGEQPDPGTSSAPARVYNIGNHQPVELLHFIEVLENALGKKAEKKLMPLQPGDVPATYADIDDLANDVGFKPSTPIEEGIPRFVKWYREYYKA from the coding sequence ATGGCTGGAGCACCATCCCCAATTCTTGTCACCGGCGTAGCCGGATTCATCGGTTTCCACGTGGCCCAGCGCTTACTGGCGCGCGGCGAACAGGTCATCGGCCTGGATATCGTCAATGACTACTACGATGTCCGCTTGAAGGAAGCACGGCTGGCCCAACTGGCCAATGCCAGCGGCCATCGCTTTCTCAAGTTGAATCTGGCCGACCGAGCAGGGATGAAGGCGCTCTTTGCCGATCACGGAATCAAACGCGTGGTGCATCTGGCCGCCCAGGCCGGCGTCCGCTACTCGCTGATCAACCCCCACGCCTATACCGAGAGCAACATCGAAGGCTTCATGAACATCTTGGAAGGATGCCGGCACGCCAAGGTCGACCATCTGGTATACGCCTCCTCCAGTTCCGTCTACGGCGGGAACACCCATATGCCGTTCTCGATCCACGACAACGTGGACCATCCGGTTTCCCTCTATGCCGCGAGCAAGAAGGCCAATGAGCTGATGGCCCATTGCTACGCGCATCTCTATCGCATCCCCTGCACCGGCCTGCGCTTCTTTACCGTCTATGGCCCCTGGGGACGCCCGGACATGGCTCTGTTCATTTTCACCAAGGCGATTCTGGAAGGAAAACCGATCGAGGTCTTCAACCACGGCAAGATGAGGCGCGATTTCACTTACGTGGACGACATCGTCGAGGGGATCATTCGCACCCTCGATCACCCGGCGACGCCGAATCCGTCGTGGAATGGCGAACAACCGGACCCCGGCACCAGTTCCGCTCCGGCGCGCGTCTATAACATCGGCAACCATCAGCCGGTCGAATTGCTGCATTTCATCGAAGTCTTGGAGAATGCTCTCGGCAAGAAGGCGGAAAAGAAGCTCATGCCCCTGCAGCCCGGCGATGTGCCGGCGACCTATGCGGACATTGACGACCTGGCCAATGATGTGGGGTTCAAACCATCGACACCGATCGAGGAAGGTATCCCTCGATTTGTGAAGTGGTATCGCGAATACTACAAGGCATAA
- the rpsU gene encoding 30S ribosomal protein S21 — protein MEIKVFNNNVEKALKVAKKKLAGEGLFRELKRRRFYEKPSVRKKAKLREAQRRRQKWLSKRKPE, from the coding sequence ATGGAAATTAAAGTTTTCAATAACAACGTTGAAAAAGCTCTGAAGGTTGCCAAGAAGAAGCTGGCAGGCGAAGGTTTGTTCCGCGAACTGAAGCGTCGCCGTTTCTACGAAAAGCCGAGCGTCAGGAAAAAAGCGAAGCTGCGCGAAGCTCAGCGCCGCCGTCAGAAGTGGTTGTCCAAGCGGAAGCCTGAGTAG
- a CDS encoding PGPGW domain-containing protein: MDAFLATVTQYVPVHVLIWLTVCSLVGFIGTLIAIPFIMVRLPADYFDTRTPRHWMKNYNPIIRLTGLIVKNVVGAVFLLAGLAMLFLPGQGILTMLIGISLLDFPGKRKLEAKIVGQRTVLQALNAMRAKFDKPPLTLAPDS; encoded by the coding sequence ATGGATGCCTTTCTCGCAACGGTTACACAATATGTCCCGGTCCACGTGCTCATCTGGCTGACCGTCTGCTCACTGGTCGGATTTATCGGTACCCTGATTGCCATTCCATTCATTATGGTGCGGCTCCCAGCCGATTATTTCGACACGCGCACACCACGGCACTGGATGAAGAATTATAACCCGATCATTCGATTGACCGGGCTGATCGTCAAGAATGTGGTCGGCGCCGTGTTTCTGCTGGCCGGTCTCGCCATGCTGTTTCTTCCCGGCCAGGGAATCCTGACCATGCTCATCGGTATCTCGCTCCTTGATTTTCCAGGCAAACGGAAGCTGGAGGCAAAAATCGTCGGTCAACGCACCGTGTTGCAGGCCCTCAATGCCATGCGCGCCAAGTTCGACAAACCACCCCTGACCCTCGCGCCCGATTCGTAA
- a CDS encoding cation:proton antiporter, with protein sequence MTDYSVLSNLLVIFTVSIAVVFVFHQFRLPSIAGFLVAGALIGPHGFNLISDSSTVQVLAEIGVVLLLFTIGIEFSLVQLASLKRLLFIAAPIQVGGVIAIVWGGAMLAGVPWQQGIFWGFLISLSSTAIVLKALAANGESESLHGRAAIGILVFQDLAVVPMILLAPILSSPSEGAALSILLTLGKSVVVVGLVVAAAWYLVPKLLEHIVRSRSRELFLLTIIVLCLGIAWLTALGGLSLALGAFIAGLVISESEFSHQAMAEVLPFRDSFNSLFFVSIGILMDWRILLEYPAVVTGLLAAILVIKFVTGAGAVLAVAAPPRSAVMAGVALAQVGEFSFILAQVGQENKLLTGVPYQIFLAVSVCSMIITPFLMQWSPHLARRAEAMQRLRHWFPGRTTAHVLETEGRHLRIKDHVIIVGYGLNGRNLARVLSETEVPYIALDLDGDTVQRETTHGLPLYYGDATNPNVLRHVKIEDARVLVVAISDPFMARRTVQVARGLNPKLHIVVRTRYLRELEELHQLGADDVVPEEFETSIEIFALVLRTYNMPQEFVMRKAEQVRREGYALLRRSDLPELAHHLRGGTLSDVEVETCRIEEASPAAGKLLSQLSLRPRTGASVIAWTRAGVTESNPSEKTKLLPGDIVVLLGSRDQIRRAMELILPSESKEQ encoded by the coding sequence ATGACCGACTACAGCGTCCTCAGCAATCTGCTCGTCATCTTCACGGTGTCCATTGCCGTCGTGTTCGTCTTTCATCAATTCAGGCTCCCGTCCATTGCGGGATTTCTGGTGGCCGGCGCACTGATCGGTCCCCACGGGTTCAATCTGATCTCCGACTCCAGTACCGTTCAAGTGCTGGCGGAAATCGGCGTCGTCCTGTTGCTCTTTACCATCGGCATTGAATTCTCGCTCGTACAGCTGGCGTCGCTGAAGCGCCTGCTCTTCATTGCCGCGCCGATTCAAGTCGGAGGCGTGATCGCCATCGTCTGGGGCGGAGCGATGCTCGCCGGGGTGCCCTGGCAACAAGGCATCTTCTGGGGCTTCCTCATCTCCCTCAGCAGCACCGCTATCGTCTTGAAAGCTCTCGCGGCAAACGGCGAAAGCGAGTCCCTACACGGACGCGCGGCCATCGGCATTCTCGTCTTCCAAGACCTGGCCGTGGTCCCGATGATCCTCCTCGCGCCGATTCTGTCCAGTCCCAGTGAAGGAGCGGCGCTCTCCATTCTGCTCACGCTCGGAAAATCCGTGGTGGTCGTCGGTCTCGTCGTGGCTGCCGCCTGGTATCTCGTACCGAAGCTGCTGGAACACATTGTCCGCAGCCGCAGCCGCGAGTTGTTCCTGCTCACGATCATCGTCCTGTGCCTCGGCATCGCCTGGCTGACGGCGCTCGGCGGCCTGTCGCTAGCCCTCGGCGCCTTCATCGCCGGGCTCGTCATTTCAGAGTCGGAATTCAGCCACCAGGCCATGGCCGAAGTCCTGCCGTTTCGCGACAGCTTCAACAGCCTGTTCTTCGTGTCCATCGGCATCTTAATGGACTGGCGGATCCTGCTGGAATATCCCGCCGTGGTGACCGGCCTCCTCGCCGCCATCCTCGTGATCAAATTTGTGACCGGGGCCGGAGCCGTCCTGGCCGTCGCCGCCCCCCCGCGTTCCGCCGTGATGGCCGGCGTGGCCCTCGCGCAGGTCGGCGAATTCAGTTTCATCCTCGCGCAAGTTGGACAAGAGAACAAATTGCTGACCGGCGTGCCCTATCAAATATTCCTGGCGGTGTCGGTGTGTTCGATGATTATTACTCCGTTCCTCATGCAATGGTCCCCGCACCTCGCCCGCCGGGCTGAAGCGATGCAGCGGCTCCGCCACTGGTTCCCCGGTCGAACGACCGCCCACGTCTTGGAAACGGAAGGGCGGCATCTCCGGATCAAGGATCACGTGATCATCGTGGGATACGGGCTGAACGGGCGAAACCTCGCGCGGGTGCTGAGCGAAACGGAAGTGCCGTATATCGCGCTGGATCTCGACGGCGATACCGTCCAACGGGAAACCACGCATGGACTCCCGCTGTACTACGGCGATGCGACGAACCCGAACGTGCTCCGCCATGTGAAGATCGAAGATGCGCGCGTGTTGGTCGTGGCGATTTCCGATCCCTTCATGGCCCGGCGCACCGTACAGGTGGCCAGAGGGTTGAACCCGAAACTCCACATCGTCGTGCGGACCCGCTACCTGCGGGAACTGGAAGAACTCCATCAGCTCGGCGCCGATGACGTGGTGCCGGAAGAATTTGAGACGTCGATTGAAATCTTCGCGCTGGTGCTCCGCACCTACAATATGCCGCAGGAATTCGTCATGCGGAAGGCCGAGCAGGTGCGCCGGGAAGGGTACGCCCTGTTACGCCGGAGCGATTTGCCGGAACTGGCCCATCATCTTCGCGGGGGAACCCTCAGCGATGTGGAGGTAGAAACCTGCCGGATTGAAGAAGCCTCACCGGCAGCCGGCAAACTGCTTTCCCAACTGTCCCTGCGACCACGGACCGGAGCCTCGGTCATTGCCTGGACCAGAGCGGGAGTGACCGAGTCAAACCCGTCGGAAAAAACCAAACTGCTCCCCGGCGATATTGTGGTGTTACTTGGCTCCCGTGATCAGATCCGCCGGGCAATGGAGTTAATCCTGCCGTCTGAATCCAAAGAACAGTAG
- a CDS encoding aromatic ring-hydroxylating oxygenase subunit alpha, producing the protein MSTVLEQDPAPLRSPPLLGFWYAAATSSEVAPGTMKGVTLLSTPILLCRTKDGRVSAMLDLCPHRGMPLSFGRMEGDRVECYYHGWQFETDGRCAAIPSLVSDSPIDPKKICVTSYPCQDQDGYLWVYMGDSRYPDRPIPPLMRHPLPSSPYLMFQHSQMLSSTLDDGVVGLMDPAHGPYVHQSSLWRKPASQHDKAKTFEPIPNGFRMIGHAPSKNSPPYQLLKWVSGGELTTTIDFVLPNQRYELIQCGSLWVSIRVLMTPITEHETRMDFCAAWNVFRWLPFGSSIFKYFAKGFLAQDKVAMDRQSIGLKHKPPFRLVGDADQQAKWYHKLKAAHVASLQTGQPLDHPLKGPVTLRWRS; encoded by the coding sequence ATGAGCACCGTTCTCGAACAAGACCCCGCACCGTTACGCAGTCCGCCGCTGTTGGGCTTCTGGTATGCGGCTGCGACCAGTTCTGAGGTGGCCCCTGGCACCATGAAGGGCGTGACGCTGCTCAGTACGCCGATTTTGCTCTGTCGCACCAAAGACGGCCGTGTCTCCGCGATGCTCGATCTGTGTCCCCATCGGGGGATGCCCCTGTCCTTCGGGCGGATGGAGGGCGATCGGGTGGAGTGTTACTATCACGGCTGGCAGTTTGAAACCGACGGACGGTGCGCGGCGATTCCGTCCCTCGTAAGCGATTCCCCGATCGACCCCAAGAAAATCTGCGTCACCTCCTATCCCTGTCAGGACCAGGACGGTTATCTCTGGGTCTACATGGGCGACAGCCGCTATCCGGACCGGCCGATCCCTCCGCTGATGCGGCATCCGCTTCCATCCAGTCCCTATCTGATGTTCCAGCATTCGCAGATGTTGTCCAGTACGCTTGATGACGGCGTGGTGGGATTGATGGATCCGGCGCATGGCCCCTATGTGCATCAGAGCAGTTTGTGGCGGAAGCCCGCCAGCCAGCACGACAAGGCCAAGACGTTTGAACCGATCCCAAACGGATTCCGGATGATCGGCCATGCGCCGTCGAAGAATAGCCCGCCGTATCAATTATTGAAGTGGGTTTCCGGGGGAGAGCTCACCACCACGATCGACTTCGTGCTGCCGAATCAGCGGTATGAATTGATCCAGTGCGGATCGCTGTGGGTCTCGATCAGGGTCCTGATGACGCCGATTACGGAACATGAAACCCGCATGGACTTCTGCGCGGCATGGAACGTCTTCCGTTGGTTGCCGTTCGGCTCATCGATTTTCAAGTATTTCGCTAAGGGCTTTCTGGCCCAGGACAAAGTGGCGATGGACCGCCAGTCAATCGGGCTCAAGCACAAGCCGCCGTTCCGCCTGGTCGGCGATGCTGATCAGCAGGCCAAGTGGTATCACAAGTTGAAAGCGGCTCATGTCGCATCGCTTCAGACCGGACAACCGCTCGATCATCCGCTCAAAGGCCCGGTCACACTGCGCTGGCGCAGCTGA
- a CDS encoding VOC family protein, giving the protein MSLPLHRGLRHLALRVTDLPTSRRFYEELLGMKVVWEPDADNVYFSSGHDNLALHQIPQNELSAYRPPQGQLLDHVGVILDNPQTVDRMFTEISPKIARLGGTIVKQPKQHRDGSYSFYFSDPDGNVIQALYEPTISKLRWETGT; this is encoded by the coding sequence ATGTCTCTTCCGCTCCATCGAGGACTCCGGCATCTGGCCCTTCGGGTGACCGACCTCCCCACGTCTCGCCGATTCTACGAAGAGTTGCTCGGCATGAAGGTCGTCTGGGAGCCGGATGCCGACAATGTCTACTTCAGTTCAGGGCACGACAATCTGGCGCTCCATCAAATTCCCCAAAACGAACTCAGCGCCTATCGCCCACCCCAGGGCCAATTGCTGGACCACGTCGGCGTGATACTCGACAATCCCCAAACCGTCGACCGGATGTTTACAGAAATTTCTCCGAAGATTGCTCGGCTCGGCGGAACGATCGTCAAACAGCCGAAGCAACACCGGGACGGCAGTTACTCATTTTATTTTTCAGACCCCGACGGCAACGTGATTCAGGCCCTCTACGAACCCACGATCAGCAAGCTCCGCTGGGAAACCGGGACATAG